Proteins encoded in a region of the Sphingomonas sp. HMP9 genome:
- a CDS encoding FliA/WhiG family RNA polymerase sigma factor — protein MSALPMRDAFADAQPLTYRPHQRPGGDANQLVKQHLPLVRRIAWHVHGSMSSSVEVEDLIQVGLVALVEAAANFDERGMPFKTYLITRLRGSMIDELRRQATSTRGAMRRRRQYAEAISALTARTGKAPGEDMIAEHIGVTIEKLRTDYVTADAIRFDSIDEMYADDLPWFADDTPDAFEQLADSDMREALIAAITALPEREAQVIQLYYVEELNLEEIGEVFGVGSARVCQIKASAHAKLKKALARQL, from the coding sequence ATGAGCGCGCTGCCCATGCGTGACGCGTTCGCGGACGCCCAACCCCTGACCTACCGCCCGCATCAACGTCCCGGCGGCGACGCGAACCAACTCGTCAAACAGCATCTTCCGCTGGTCCGCCGGATCGCGTGGCACGTGCACGGCAGCATGAGCAGCAGCGTCGAGGTCGAGGACCTGATCCAGGTCGGGCTAGTCGCTTTGGTCGAGGCCGCGGCGAATTTCGACGAACGCGGGATGCCGTTCAAGACCTACCTAATCACCCGCCTGCGCGGCAGCATGATCGACGAACTCCGCCGCCAGGCGACGTCCACGCGGGGTGCTATGCGTCGCCGTCGCCAGTACGCCGAGGCGATCTCGGCGCTCACCGCCCGCACGGGGAAAGCCCCGGGAGAGGATATGATCGCAGAGCATATCGGCGTGACGATCGAGAAACTGCGCACCGACTACGTCACCGCCGACGCGATCCGCTTCGACTCGATCGACGAGATGTACGCCGACGACTTGCCCTGGTTCGCCGACGACACCCCGGACGCGTTCGAGCAGCTTGCCGACAGCGACATGCGCGAAGCCCTGATCGCCGCGATCACCGCGCTCCCCGAACGCGAGGCGCAGGTGATCCAGCTATACTATGTCGAGGAGCTCAATCTTGAGGAGATCGGCGAAGTCTTCGGCGTCGGCTCCGCAAGAGTCTGCCAGATCAAGGCTTCCGCCCACGCCAAGCTCAAAAAGGCACTGGCCCGACAACTCTAG
- a CDS encoding metallophosphoesterase, with product MRFRHLTLLVTSAGVIAGLLGIGYTGFRNATSVPIERRAIVNVADLPKGTKPVRIALLSDIHVGNIGMRPERLAGIVQAVNAASPDIVMLAGDFVVGEHKEGTAGRAMNLAALAKLRAPAGVFAVLGNHDHWTDPDAIRRTLAQAGVQVLENTAVRRGPLALVGIGDRFSGHDDIAHAVARADALGGIPVAFTHSPDLAPDLPARLHILLAGHTHCGQVVAPLIGPIVRYSRGRRLYDPKYRCGRVEYMARVTFVTAGVGSGTLPLRLNAMPDWWLITVRPGA from the coding sequence ATGCGCTTCAGACACCTCACGCTTCTGGTGACATCGGCCGGTGTCATCGCGGGCCTGCTCGGTATCGGCTATACTGGCTTCAGGAATGCGACGTCGGTGCCGATCGAACGGCGTGCGATCGTCAATGTGGCCGATCTTCCCAAGGGTACCAAGCCCGTTCGCATTGCGCTGCTGTCCGACATCCATGTTGGCAACATCGGGATGCGGCCCGAGCGGTTGGCGGGAATCGTGCAAGCCGTGAATGCGGCCAGCCCCGATATCGTGATGCTCGCGGGCGATTTCGTGGTCGGCGAGCACAAGGAAGGAACCGCCGGGCGCGCGATGAACCTCGCCGCGCTAGCGAAACTGCGCGCACCTGCCGGGGTGTTCGCCGTCCTTGGCAACCACGACCATTGGACTGATCCCGACGCGATCCGACGGACCCTCGCACAGGCTGGGGTCCAGGTGCTCGAGAACACGGCCGTCAGACGCGGACCACTGGCACTTGTCGGGATCGGCGATCGTTTTTCCGGCCATGATGACATTGCCCATGCCGTAGCGCGGGCCGATGCGCTTGGTGGAATACCCGTGGCGTTTACCCATTCGCCGGATCTTGCGCCGGACCTGCCCGCCCGCCTTCACATCCTGCTGGCGGGGCATACCCATTGTGGACAGGTGGTGGCACCCTTGATCGGGCCCATCGTCCGTTACTCGCGGGGGCGGCGCCTATATGATCCAAAATACCGGTGCGGTCGCGTCGAATACATGGCGCGTGTCACCTTCGTCACGGCTGGCGTGGGTTCGGGGACGCTTCCTCTTCGCTTGAACGCGATGCCGGATTGGTGGCTCATCACGGTACGGCCCGGCGCATGA
- a CDS encoding flagellin N-terminal helical domain-containing protein — translation MTVIGTNISALRATNASTKASGLLATSMERLSTGKRINSAKDDAAGLAISSSMTSQIKGMNQGIRNANDGISMAQTAEGALDEVTNNLQRMRELEVQKGNGTYSASDIANIKTEQDALAKQITNVLSNTSFNGVKLFDGKAGAATAPTDGAVVKIQAGADKTDSINLNLGTDLSGVYTAGTAAVPGQAEVPADQDGNGGSAAVPGQPAMAAGGGVGTVVTSTGAAASSETTLKDYDNAIATVSNRRASLGASQNQLQSAVNNLTSNATNLSDAKSRIEDTDFSAETTALAKAQILSQASTAMLSQANQSQQSVLKLLG, via the coding sequence ATGACTGTCATCGGTACCAACATCTCGGCGCTGCGCGCGACGAACGCTTCGACCAAGGCATCGGGCCTGCTCGCGACCTCGATGGAGCGTCTGTCGACCGGCAAGCGGATCAATTCGGCGAAGGACGACGCCGCCGGCCTCGCCATCTCGTCGTCGATGACGTCGCAGATCAAGGGCATGAACCAGGGCATTCGCAACGCCAATGACGGCATCTCGATGGCGCAGACGGCTGAAGGCGCGCTCGACGAGGTCACGAACAACCTGCAGCGCATGCGCGAACTCGAAGTGCAGAAGGGCAACGGCACGTATTCCGCGAGCGATATCGCCAACATCAAGACCGAGCAGGACGCGTTGGCCAAGCAGATCACTAATGTCTTGTCGAACACGAGCTTCAACGGTGTGAAGTTGTTCGATGGTAAGGCCGGTGCTGCAACCGCGCCAACCGATGGTGCTGTTGTGAAGATTCAGGCAGGCGCGGACAAAACCGACTCGATCAACCTTAATTTGGGTACCGATCTTAGCGGAGTCTACACTGCAGGTACGGCAGCGGTCCCGGGTCAGGCCGAGGTCCCCGCTGATCAGGACGGCAACGGCGGTTCCGCCGCTGTTCCAGGTCAGCCAGCTATGGCGGCTGGCGGCGGCGTAGGGACGGTTGTGACGTCGACGGGCGCTGCAGCGTCGTCGGAAACCACGTTGAAGGATTACGACAACGCGATCGCTACCGTCTCGAACCGTCGTGCATCGCTCGGCGCGTCGCAGAACCAGCTCCAGTCAGCAGTCAACAACCTGACCTCGAACGCGACCAACCTGTCGGACGCCAAGAGCCGTATCGAAGACACCGACTTCTCGGCAGAGACGACCGCGCTCGCCAAGGCACAGATCCTGAGCCAGGCATCGACCGCGATGCTGAGCCAGGCGAACCAGAGCCAGCAGAGCGTGCTCAAGCTGCTCGGCTAA
- a CDS encoding sigma-54 interaction domain-containing protein, which yields MRSIFPSAAVTSRKYALVSSLRAQGFGVGSFETGQPGANDLFLVADGEGVTAPARTVVIGCEGREVTPSRGGSPARISFAVEDTAVGNGFARALIGGPDMPTAADPESLALLALAERVAAADITVLINGPTGTGKEVLARAIHNGSARKDKPFIAINCAALPESMLEALLFGHQKGAFTGASSGGDGFFRAANGGTILLDEIAEMPLQLQAKLLRVLQEREVVPLGASVPQPIDVRVIACANRDLHAEVAAGRFRADLYYRLAVFPLATKSLAERPQDIPALAATLILRHAGNRNVIPWPSHAAIEQLMLHDWPGNVRELENVIQRALLFCGGDTIEANHIVFDRPVSMTFQRTAVVTPITPIAAEPETLGNIVQMSEFAAIRETLKACNGSRIETAKRLGISERTLRYRLAKAREQGDDIGSVHNWAASA from the coding sequence ATGCGCTCAATTTTTCCATCGGCCGCAGTCACTTCGCGGAAATATGCGCTCGTTTCGTCGTTGCGCGCGCAGGGCTTTGGCGTGGGCTCGTTCGAGACCGGGCAGCCCGGCGCGAACGACCTGTTCTTGGTCGCCGATGGCGAGGGTGTCACCGCCCCCGCGCGTACCGTCGTGATTGGCTGCGAAGGGCGTGAAGTGACGCCCTCGCGCGGTGGTTCGCCGGCACGGATCAGCTTTGCCGTCGAGGACACGGCCGTCGGCAACGGCTTTGCGCGCGCTCTGATCGGTGGGCCGGACATGCCGACCGCAGCCGACCCCGAGTCTCTCGCGCTGCTCGCCCTTGCGGAGCGCGTCGCCGCTGCCGACATCACGGTCTTGATCAACGGCCCGACCGGGACCGGCAAGGAAGTGCTTGCCCGTGCCATCCACAATGGCTCGGCGCGCAAGGACAAGCCGTTCATCGCGATCAATTGCGCAGCACTCCCCGAATCGATGCTCGAGGCGCTGCTGTTCGGCCACCAGAAGGGTGCGTTCACCGGCGCGTCGTCGGGGGGCGACGGCTTCTTCCGCGCAGCGAACGGCGGCACGATCCTGCTGGACGAGATCGCCGAGATGCCGCTCCAGTTGCAGGCCAAGCTGCTGCGCGTGCTGCAGGAGCGCGAGGTCGTGCCGCTCGGCGCCTCGGTGCCGCAGCCGATCGACGTCCGCGTGATCGCCTGCGCCAACCGCGACCTGCATGCCGAAGTCGCCGCCGGCCGGTTCCGCGCCGATCTCTATTACCGCCTCGCGGTGTTCCCGCTCGCGACCAAGTCGCTGGCCGAACGCCCGCAGGATATCCCCGCGCTCGCCGCCACGCTGATCCTGCGTCATGCCGGCAACCGCAATGTCATCCCCTGGCCCAGCCATGCGGCGATCGAGCAGCTGATGCTGCACGACTGGCCGGGCAATGTCCGCGAGCTGGAGAACGTGATCCAGCGCGCGCTGCTGTTCTGTGGCGGCGACACGATCGAGGCGAACCACATCGTGTTCGACCGCCCGGTGTCGATGACGTTCCAGCGTACCGCGGTAGTCACGCCCATCACGCCGATTGCAGCGGAGCCTGAAACGCTCGGCAACATCGTCCAGATGAGCGAGTTCGCCGCGATCCGCGAGACGCTGAAGGCATGCAACGGCAGCCGGATCGAGACCGCCAAGCGTCTCGGCATTTCCGAACGCACGCTGCGTTATCGCCTCGCCAAGGCGCGCGAGCAGGGCGACGACATCGGCAGCGTCCATAATTGGGCGGCGTCGGCGTGA
- the fliE gene encoding flagellar hook-basal body complex protein FliE, translating to MSGVSGIGGGAMSVDRVMALRSQILERNQALSRAGASGTVAPTETVKPTSFADSMETALKSVNDGQTQAAKLSESYERGETVDIAKVMLARQQASVGFEATLQVRNKLLSAYKDIMSMPV from the coding sequence GTGAGCGGCGTCAGTGGAATAGGCGGCGGCGCGATGAGCGTCGACCGCGTCATGGCGCTGCGCTCGCAGATCCTCGAACGCAACCAGGCGCTGTCGCGGGCCGGGGCGAGCGGAACCGTGGCCCCGACCGAAACGGTCAAGCCGACCAGCTTTGCCGATTCGATGGAAACCGCGCTGAAGAGCGTGAACGACGGCCAGACGCAGGCCGCCAAGCTCAGCGAAAGCTATGAGCGCGGCGAGACCGTCGACATCGCGAAAGTGATGCTCGCCCGCCAGCAGGCCAGCGTGGGCTTCGAGGCGACGTTGCAGGTCCGCAACAAGCTGCTGTCCGCCTACAAGGATATCATGAGCATGCCGGTCTGA
- the fliF gene encoding flagellar basal-body MS-ring/collar protein FliF — MSTALIPTSPGATERFANPLQQIKGAFAQPAVRRSLPMALMVGLIAAAALAWMSLSTPTQKTLFSGLPDADKAAVTSALTTANIKSHIDEGTGALTVGEEDYSRAKMLLAGQGLPKAAPGGYAILDQLPMGVSRAVEGERLRQARESEMAKSIEEIDAVAEARVHLAMPEASVFVRDNAAPSASVILKLQGGRSLSDAQVSSIINLVASSVPGMKPEAVTIVDQMGALLTKAGGNDGAGAASDARIDIQRRVEDKYRTQLIALLTPLVGAGNFTAEVQADVNLDESQATRESYEKQGVLRAETGNWTGNQKDGGGAPGGIPGALSNTPPAASTLSAPQAATGNPGTVAQPVAGGAAPDAMKQSDQYQRAYDLGREVSITRATPGGVKRLSVAVLLRDPEKGRRTAMEINQISDLVKSAVGFDQARNDNVTVISRKFAGVDAAATSGPAWYDNAWLPVLARNGTAILIALLVLLLGVRPIAKALMKKRDDAGTRPALGQPIGATADGMAVAAPVSLDQLENTRGYDDRIGAVRGFTRDNPTRAALAVRDMIKADAK, encoded by the coding sequence ATGAGCACCGCACTCATCCCCACTTCGCCGGGCGCGACTGAACGGTTCGCCAACCCCCTCCAGCAGATCAAGGGCGCGTTCGCGCAGCCCGCGGTCCGCCGTTCGCTGCCGATGGCGCTGATGGTCGGGCTGATCGCCGCCGCCGCGCTCGCGTGGATGAGCCTGTCGACGCCGACGCAGAAGACGCTGTTCAGCGGGCTGCCCGATGCCGACAAGGCCGCGGTCACGTCCGCGCTGACGACCGCCAACATCAAGAGCCATATCGACGAGGGTACCGGCGCGCTGACCGTCGGCGAGGAGGATTACAGCCGCGCGAAGATGCTGCTCGCGGGCCAGGGCCTGCCGAAAGCGGCGCCGGGCGGCTATGCGATCCTCGACCAGCTCCCGATGGGCGTGAGCCGTGCGGTCGAAGGCGAACGCCTCCGCCAGGCGCGCGAATCCGAGATGGCCAAGTCGATCGAGGAGATCGACGCGGTCGCCGAGGCGCGCGTGCACCTCGCCATGCCAGAGGCGTCTGTGTTCGTCCGCGACAACGCCGCACCCTCGGCCTCCGTCATCCTGAAGCTGCAGGGCGGCCGGTCGCTGAGTGACGCGCAGGTCAGCTCGATCATCAACCTCGTCGCCTCGTCGGTACCGGGGATGAAGCCCGAGGCGGTGACGATCGTCGACCAGATGGGCGCGCTGCTCACCAAGGCCGGCGGCAATGACGGCGCCGGGGCGGCAAGCGATGCGCGGATCGATATCCAGCGCCGCGTCGAGGACAAGTATCGCACGCAGCTGATCGCGTTGCTCACGCCGCTGGTCGGCGCGGGCAATTTCACCGCGGAAGTGCAGGCCGACGTCAATCTCGACGAGAGCCAAGCGACGCGCGAAAGCTACGAAAAGCAGGGCGTCCTTCGCGCTGAGACGGGCAACTGGACCGGCAACCAGAAGGACGGTGGCGGTGCACCGGGCGGTATTCCGGGTGCGCTGAGCAATACCCCACCCGCGGCCAGCACGTTGTCGGCACCACAGGCCGCGACGGGCAATCCGGGGACGGTCGCACAGCCGGTCGCCGGTGGTGCCGCCCCCGACGCGATGAAGCAGTCCGACCAGTATCAGCGCGCCTACGACCTTGGCCGCGAAGTGTCGATCACGCGGGCTACGCCGGGCGGCGTCAAGCGCCTTTCGGTTGCCGTCCTGCTCCGCGATCCGGAAAAGGGCCGGCGAACCGCGATGGAGATTAACCAGATCAGCGATCTCGTCAAAAGTGCGGTCGGCTTCGACCAGGCGCGCAACGACAACGTCACGGTGATCAGCCGCAAGTTCGCCGGCGTCGACGCGGCCGCGACGAGTGGCCCGGCCTGGTACGACAACGCCTGGCTGCCCGTGCTCGCGCGCAACGGCACGGCGATCCTGATCGCGCTGCTGGTGTTGCTGCTCGGCGTGCGTCCGATCGCCAAGGCGCTGATGAAGAAGCGCGACGATGCCGGCACGCGCCCTGCGCTCGGCCAGCCGATCGGCGCGACGGCCGACGGCATGGCGGTGGCCGCCCCCGTTAGCCTCGACCAGCTCGAGAACACGCGTGGCTATGACGACCGGATCGGCGCGGTCCGCGGCTTCACCCGCGACAATCCCACGCGCGCCGCACTAGCCGTACGCGACATGATCAAGGCGGACGCCAAGTGA
- the fliG gene encoding flagellar motor switch protein FliG translates to MMLVGEEEAAAILQKLEPEEVRQLGAAMFKVADVSEQEVEDVLDDFVGRARERTAIGFDPRPQIEAVMNRALGPEKAESVLARITPPEAACELELLDWLDAPEIAAMIEKEHPQIAAVLIANLDASIGGQVLELLPDAVQPDILHRIARLGPITPEAVETLKTVLANRTAAAPGSVGVTLGGTREAAKILSGARKATEQRVMPKLFKIDREVAKAIEEAMFVFDNLLALDDKNLGTLIRNVDSEILTKSLKGVDETIRTRFLGCMSARAADGIRDEMEARGPMKLAEVLEAQKAMIAIARGLAKDGTIQMGGGEDDYV, encoded by the coding sequence ATGATGCTGGTCGGCGAGGAGGAAGCCGCGGCCATCCTCCAGAAGCTCGAACCCGAGGAAGTCCGCCAGCTCGGCGCGGCGATGTTCAAGGTCGCCGACGTATCGGAGCAGGAGGTCGAGGACGTGCTCGACGATTTCGTCGGCCGCGCCCGAGAGCGCACCGCGATCGGCTTCGACCCGCGTCCGCAGATCGAGGCGGTGATGAACCGCGCGCTTGGCCCCGAAAAGGCGGAGAGCGTGCTCGCGCGCATCACCCCGCCTGAAGCCGCCTGCGAACTCGAACTGCTCGACTGGCTCGACGCCCCCGAGATCGCCGCGATGATCGAAAAGGAGCATCCGCAGATCGCCGCCGTCCTGATCGCCAATCTCGACGCGTCGATCGGCGGCCAGGTGCTCGAACTGCTGCCCGACGCGGTTCAGCCCGACATCCTCCACCGCATCGCGCGGCTCGGCCCGATCACGCCCGAGGCGGTCGAGACGCTCAAGACCGTGCTCGCGAACCGCACCGCCGCCGCGCCCGGGTCAGTCGGCGTCACGCTGGGCGGCACGCGCGAGGCCGCCAAGATCCTGTCAGGCGCGCGCAAGGCGACCGAACAGCGCGTCATGCCCAAGCTGTTCAAGATCGACCGCGAAGTGGCCAAGGCGATCGAGGAGGCGATGTTCGTCTTCGACAACCTGCTTGCCCTCGACGACAAGAATCTCGGCACGCTGATCCGCAACGTCGACAGCGAGATCCTGACCAAGTCCTTGAAGGGCGTCGACGAGACGATCCGCACCCGTTTCCTCGGCTGCATGTCCGCGCGCGCCGCCGACGGCATCCGCGACGAGATGGAGGCACGCGGGCCGATGAAGCTCGCCGAAGTGCTCGAGGCGCAAAAGGCGATGATCGCAATCGCCCGCGGCCTGGCGAAGGACGGTACGATCCAGATGGGCGGGGGCGAAGACGATTATGTCTAA
- a CDS encoding FliH/SctL family protein — protein MSNGFTAGFASRHTTTATILASAFAPPSGFAAADVRERAAVRPATSFTSPHFTSEPSAPRHFSPADKDVNPTAGWDPLDPVSESSFIDPLADAHAAGYAEGLAAAAAAAQETAVRDGALLGDLAAALGTDRIDRERVATQLRQTVLFLVSKLVGEVGIAPDVLADRIETAAELLSDSAESALLRVHPDDVALLDGRLPKSIFAAGDPSVARGSFVLESASTIVEDGPELWLDQLAQAIDRVPVPKC, from the coding sequence ATGTCTAACGGGTTCACCGCAGGGTTCGCGTCGCGTCACACGACCACCGCGACTATCCTGGCGAGCGCGTTCGCGCCGCCATCCGGGTTCGCGGCGGCCGATGTCCGCGAGCGCGCTGCCGTCCGGCCAGCGACCAGCTTCACGTCGCCGCACTTCACATCGGAGCCGAGCGCGCCGCGCCACTTCAGCCCGGCGGACAAGGACGTGAACCCGACCGCGGGCTGGGATCCGCTCGATCCGGTCAGCGAATCGTCGTTCATCGATCCGCTCGCCGACGCGCACGCCGCCGGCTATGCGGAGGGCCTCGCCGCGGCCGCCGCCGCCGCGCAGGAGACAGCGGTGCGCGACGGTGCGCTGCTCGGCGACCTCGCCGCCGCGCTCGGCACCGACCGGATCGATCGCGAGCGTGTCGCGACCCAGCTCCGCCAGACGGTGCTCTTCCTTGTCTCGAAACTGGTCGGCGAGGTCGGCATCGCGCCCGACGTGCTCGCCGACCGGATCGAGACCGCCGCGGAACTCCTGTCGGATTCCGCCGAATCCGCGCTGCTCCGCGTACACCCGGACGATGTCGCGCTGCTCGATGGCCGGCTGCCAAAGTCGATCTTCGCCGCCGGCGACCCCAGCGTCGCGCGCGGCAGCTTCGTGCTCGAAAGCGCGTCGACGATCGTCGAAGACGGCCCCGAACTCTGGCTCGACCAACTGGCGCAGGCGATCGACCGGGTGCCGGTGCCCAAATGCTGA
- a CDS encoding FliI/YscN family ATPase — protein MLNRFTADYLETLSNADFVAKPKVSGRLASFDGLLMEAVGLTLPVGTVCQVGEGAASVEAEVIGFRNGRTLMMNLGGAAALLPRASVKPTGAPGEAEVGAALLGRVVDGAGKPIDGLGPIRGAGRWPLAGKLQSPLDRGRVREPLDVGVRAINGLLTIGQGQRVGIMAGSGVGKSVLLGMIVRAAQADVIVIGLIGERSREVADFLETKVAGAARKRSVVVAVPANHSPVLRIRGALRAHAIAESFRDEGKKVLLIMDSLTRVAHAGREIGLALGEPASARGYPPSAIAMLPNLIERAGVDVHTGGSITAIYTVLADGDDGNDPVVDSARSILDGHIVLNRQLAERGVYPAIDIGPSVSRVMTDIVPSHHAKAARTLRRHLATYEENRDLVLMGAYRHGADPAIDAAIACHPAVMEYIRQDADETVSLNDAVAELTGVFGG, from the coding sequence ATGCTGAACCGCTTCACCGCCGACTATCTCGAAACCCTCTCCAACGCCGATTTCGTCGCCAAGCCTAAAGTCTCCGGCCGCCTCGCCTCGTTCGACGGCCTGCTCATGGAAGCGGTCGGGCTGACCCTCCCGGTCGGCACGGTCTGCCAGGTCGGCGAAGGCGCGGCGAGCGTCGAGGCCGAAGTCATCGGCTTCCGCAACGGCCGGACGTTGATGATGAACCTCGGTGGCGCCGCCGCGCTCCTTCCGCGCGCGTCGGTCAAGCCGACCGGCGCGCCGGGCGAGGCCGAGGTCGGTGCGGCATTGCTTGGGCGCGTCGTCGACGGCGCCGGCAAGCCGATCGACGGGCTCGGTCCGATCCGCGGCGCCGGGCGCTGGCCGCTGGCCGGCAAGCTCCAGTCGCCGCTCGATCGCGGCCGCGTGCGCGAACCGCTCGACGTCGGCGTCCGCGCGATCAACGGGCTGCTCACCATCGGCCAGGGCCAGCGCGTCGGCATCATGGCGGGCTCGGGCGTCGGCAAGTCGGTGCTGCTCGGCATGATCGTCCGCGCCGCGCAGGCCGACGTCATCGTCATCGGCCTGATCGGCGAGCGTAGCCGCGAAGTCGCCGACTTCCTGGAAACCAAGGTCGCGGGCGCGGCGCGGAAGCGTTCGGTCGTCGTTGCAGTCCCCGCCAACCACTCCCCCGTCCTTCGCATCCGCGGTGCGCTCCGGGCCCACGCAATCGCCGAATCCTTCCGCGACGAGGGCAAGAAGGTCCTGCTGATCATGGATTCGCTGACTCGCGTCGCGCATGCCGGTCGCGAGATCGGCCTCGCGCTCGGCGAACCCGCTTCCGCACGCGGCTATCCGCCCAGCGCCATCGCGATGCTGCCGAACCTGATCGAGCGCGCCGGCGTCGACGTCCATACCGGCGGCTCGATCACCGCGATCTATACGGTGCTGGCGGACGGCGACGACGGCAACGATCCGGTGGTCGATTCGGCGCGATCGATCCTCGACGGCCACATCGTCCTCAACCGCCAGCTCGCCGAGCGCGGCGTCTATCCCGCGATCGACATCGGCCCCTCGGTCAGCCGCGTGATGACCGACATCGTCCCCTCGCACCACGCCAAGGCCGCGCGGACGTTGCGCCGTCACCTCGCGACGTACGAGGAAAACCGCGATCTCGTGCTCATGGGCGCGTACCGTCACGGTGCCGATCCCGCGATAGACGCGGCGATCGCGTGCCACCCCGCGGTCATGGAATATATCCGCCAGGACGCCGACGAAACCGTCTCGCTCAACGACGCGGTTGCCGAGCTGACCGGCGTGTTCGGCGGCTGA
- a CDS encoding flagellar hook-length control protein FliK: protein MGDFADAFEQVSDEAKPEPPATAPEDEPRQDDAVTGNALPPPTIAADPAFVWQPIVVTAAPVSVADASNTDRAGTPMIGGQRPVFAQSQPQATAPIAAQPPLPSAATPAGGSSAMQLAAAIMAAMPPMKSTAQAIDTPTRDTPTTDVPRWSTPDTPPVTLAAAQPDVAQPQPGTVASAAMVFGAAIQAAAKKRGESDTPAAPSDTPLAPIGAAATHEIRVADAQQAPLDMRQERWPHAMIARIEMLRDAADAVDTRIRLVPDALGAIDVSVKTDGDVVRVHFNAEQAATRALLAEAQPRLAELAEARGLKLAQGALGDGGAHQQRAPAAPQTPNRPAPVSTVIADTPDDIRIA from the coding sequence TTGGGTGATTTTGCGGACGCCTTCGAGCAGGTCAGCGACGAGGCGAAACCCGAACCCCCTGCCACGGCGCCGGAAGACGAGCCCCGGCAGGACGACGCCGTGACCGGCAACGCCTTGCCGCCGCCGACTATTGCCGCCGACCCTGCGTTCGTCTGGCAACCGATCGTGGTAACCGCCGCGCCCGTTTCCGTGGCCGATGCGAGCAACACGGATCGAGCCGGCACCCCGATGATTGGCGGGCAACGCCCGGTCTTCGCGCAATCGCAGCCACAGGCGACTGCGCCGATCGCGGCGCAACCACCTTTGCCCTCCGCAGCGACGCCAGCCGGCGGCTCGTCCGCGATGCAACTCGCCGCCGCGATCATGGCCGCGATGCCCCCGATGAAATCCACCGCACAGGCGATCGATACACCGACCAGGGATACGCCTACCACTGACGTGCCGCGGTGGAGCACACCCGATACGCCCCCCGTTACGCTCGCCGCTGCACAACCCGACGTCGCGCAACCGCAGCCAGGTACGGTCGCCTCGGCGGCGATGGTGTTCGGGGCGGCGATCCAGGCGGCGGCCAAGAAGCGCGGCGAGTCCGATACGCCCGCCGCTCCGTCCGACACGCCGCTCGCTCCGATCGGTGCCGCCGCAACGCACGAGATCAGGGTCGCCGATGCCCAGCAGGCCCCGCTCGACATGCGCCAGGAGCGCTGGCCGCACGCGATGATCGCGCGGATCGAGATGCTCCGCGACGCCGCCGATGCAGTCGACACGCGCATCCGCCTCGTCCCCGACGCGCTCGGCGCGATCGACGTTTCGGTGAAGACGGATGGCGACGTGGTGCGCGTCCACTTCAACGCCGAGCAGGCCGCGACGCGGGCGTTGCTGGCGGAGGCGCAACCGCGGCTTGCCGAACTCGCCGAGGCGCGCGGGTTGAAGCTCGCGCAAGGCGCGCTTGGCGACGGCGGCGCGCACCAGCAGCGCGCGCCCGCAGCGCCACAGACCCCGAATCGCCCTGCCCCGGTCTCGACGGTGATCGCAGACACGCCCGACGACATCCGAATCGCTTGA